TTGAATAGGTTGAAACTTAGGGTAAATATGTTGCAAATTCTTGACTCTACTTTAAGAGAAGGAGAACAAACTCCAGGAGTTTATTTTTCTCCAGACAAAAAAATGATAATTGCCCAATTTTTAGATCAGATAGGAGTTGATATTATTGAAGTGGGTAATCCCGCAGTAGATCGAGAAATAGCTTTAGCTATCACGCGCATTTCTCAAGCAGGACTTAAGGCGAAAATAGGCGCTCATTCCCTTTGTAAAATAGATCATGTGCAAAAAGCTTTAGATTGTGGTATTGATTTTTTAGGGATATTTTTTAGTGTTTCTAAAAAGCGATTAGAACAAGATTATAATATTGATTTAGATGTAGCAATTGAAAAGATTATTGAAGTAGTTACTTTTGCCAAAGAACAGAAGCATGACTTATTAATTAGATATACAGCAGAAGATACAGTGCGATCGCCTATAGAAAATGTCATTGCCGCAGCCAGTGCCGCAGTCAAAGCAGGAGTGAATATCATTAGTATAGCAGATACAACTGGCTACTCCACACCTTTCCATCCCCAGCGTAGTATGTATTTTTATGTCAAAACCCTAAAAGAAGAATTAGGAAATCGTGGTTTATATCCACAGATAGAGGTGCATTGTCATAATGATAAAGGTTTAGCTTTAGCCAATGCCTTAGATGCCTATAGAGGAGGCGCAGACATTATTGATGTAGCCACAATGGGATTAGGAGAAAGAGCAGGAATTGTTGATTTAGCTGAACTATTAATCAATTTAATAGATATGGGTGAAAAAGAAAAAAAATGGCAACTTAACTATCTAGAAGAGTTATATAAATTCGTGAGTCAGCACTCTCATATTCCCATTCCTCCCCATCAAGCTATCACCGGAAAAAATGCCTTTACCCACTATGCTGGAGTTCATGTTAAAGCTGTAGCCAAAAATGAGGAACTTTATCAAAGTTTAAATCCGCAACTTCTCGGCAAACAAAGTAGTTTTGCATTAGGAATGCAATCAGGATATACTGCTGTGCAAATGGCACTGAAGCAAATTGGTCAAGGAGAACTAGCTGAAAATAAAGACCTTGTAGATAAAATTCTCCAAGAGATTAAAGTAATTGCCAAAAGAGGAACTCCCATTGATATCGAAGCAGAACTACCGAAAATTATAGAACAATTTAGTGTAGCAACACATCCATTCGGGAACGATATTTGTAATTTATCTGTTTGAGTTCAGGAATGAATTAAGAATTAAGTTCACCCTTGCTTATTTTGTCTTAATTATTCCTACTGCTTCTTTTTGACTCCTGATATAAGTAGGTGAACACAATAAAACCAATCTGTGTAAGTAGGTGAACACAATAAAACCAAACTGTGTAAAGAAATGTAAAATCGCCCAAACCCTCTTCACTCTTGCCTCTTGCCTCTTGCCTTTTGCCTTTTGCCTTGCCATAACGACAATTTTCAACACCAACCTACTTAAAGAAAAGTAAAATCGCCCAAACCCTCTTCACTCTTGCCTCTTGCCTTGCCATAACGACGATTTTCAATGCTAACCTACTTACAATATGTTAAAAACTCAAGAACCTGAATTTAATTGTCTCAAAACTGAAATCAAACCATCTGCAAAATGGTGGACTATACTGAGCGTTAGTATTGGTGTATTTATCTTTTCCTTAGATGTTTATATAGTTAATCTAGCTCTACCAATAATGCTGGAATCACTACATACGACCTTTGCAAATAGTCAATGGGTAGTATTGAGTTACCTGTTAGCAATATCTATTTTTGTTTTGAGTGCTTCTAAATTAGGCGATATATGGAGTAAAAAGAAGTTGTACATTATCGGTATGATAGTGTTTACAATTAGTTCTTTGCTATGTGGACTTGCCCCAAATATAGGCTTTTTAATAGCTTTTCGTGCCATTCAAGGAGTAGGGGCTGCATTTATCTCAGGACTAGGAACAGCGATGATTGTAGAAGCTTTCCCAGTGGAAGAACGAGGGCTGGGTTTAGGTATTCGCGCTGGAGTATTTGGTTTAGGAATGATGTTGGGACCAACAATAGGAGGTTTATTAGTTAGTATCGGAGATTGGCCTTTAATTTTCTTTATTAATGTGCCAATTGGGATTATAGGGATTTTAATTATGGCTTATTTTGTCCCCCCTTCTATTGTTAATGGAGAAAAACAACAGTTTGATATCATAGGAACTATAGTTATCACATTTATATTAACTTGCTTTATATTGGCAATAACCTTATTAGAAGAACAGAATCATGACTTAAATATCATTCTAGCTTTACTATTTTTATCTATGATTAGTTTAGCTTTTCTCATCTTCATAGAAATGCGGACTGTCACCCCTATTTTAGATTGGAAAATTTTTAGATCTTTAGACTTAAGTTTAGGTTTAGGATTGCGGTTTATAGGTAACTTCGTGATTGCCGGATCAATCTTTATCCTCCCTTTCTTTTTCAAACTAGTCAAACAATATCCTACTAATAAAGCTGGTTTTCTATTAGCAATTCCACCGATTATCATTGTTTTAACCGCACCTATGGCTGGGACGCTTTCTGATAAATTTGGCTCACGGATTATTAGCATAACAGGATTATTATTAATGGCTATTGGCTGCTTTTTAATCAGCACATTTAACGCAGAATTAACGATAATCAATTATATAATTGCAATTATTCCCTATGGGTTGGGTATAGGAATGTTTCAATCTCCCAACAATAGCGCCATTATGGGAGCAGCACCACAAGATAGTTTAGGGATTGCTTCGGGTTTATTATCCTTGTCACGAATATTAGGACAAACTATAAGTGTGCCATTAGTGGGAGCTATATTTTCATTTGTGACTCTTAACAATACTCAACTAAACACAAATATTAATATCACTAATGCACCTGTTGCATCATTAGTTTTAGGTACACAAATTACTTTTCGCTTCATTACTATTCTCTTAGTTATTTCTACAATATTTGCAATTTATTTATGGTGGATTAAACAAAAGCGAGTATCAATGGAAAAACTCATTTCTGATATAAGTAGGTGAACACAATAAAACCAAAGTGTGTAAAGAAAAGTAAAATCGCCTAAAGCTTCTTCACTCTTGCCTCTTGCCTTTTGCCTCTTGCCTTCCCAAAACGACAATTTTCAATGCTAACCTACTTAGATACCTGACTTAAGGGACTTCCAATTAAAAAAATACCCAAAAATTTCTTGTGGTGCGGGCCGAAAAGCCCGCTAACCATCAAGGACGGGCAGGATGCCCATCCCACAAAATTGGGTAATTTATTTTTTGGTGTTCCCTAAGTAGGTGAACACAATAAAACCAAACTGTGTAAAGAAACGTAAAATCGCCCAAAACTCTCTCCCTGTTCCCTGTTCCCTTGCCATAACGACAATTTTCAACGCCAACCTACTTATTTAAGAAGTCATTAATCTGGATTGGATTTTAAATGGATGGTTTCCTCAGATAATTGACACAATTCTTCTAGGGATATCTTTTTGTCATTGTATAATTCTTCAATCTTCTTGGTAGCAGCTTCTAAAATTTCCTGACCACTTCTGATTTCGATGTTTAATTTATTTAGATTTTCATCAAAAACCACAAATAGCGATATATTTCTCCCAATAGTTTGTGTACTACCTTTCACCTTAAAATCAGTCACAAATTTACCTTCTGTGGGGACATGAAGAGGTAAATGGCAAGATTGAATAATGTCCTGAATATCTGCAAGTTGTAGCCTGGAAATTGGGGTAATTTTCACTTCTATATTCACAAATTCTGCTAAGTCTGGTTGCTTAATTACAACATCTTCTAATGACTCATATTGAAATATAATTTTCCCGGCTAAATTATCAGTAATTGCATAAATTTGCATAGAGTATGGAGGTTTAGGTACAGAACCCTGTGCATAGAATAAACTCCCCTCTGCTGTGACAGTGATTTGAGATGTATCTGCTAGAGTTTGTAAAGATTGCAGATTAGCAATAGTGCTTTTAACAAATACAGAATCTAGTCCTAAGATAGACGCTAAATCATTAGCGGTAGGTGGGGGATTAAACTCCATACCAGCACGAATAATAAACTCTTCTAAGACATTAAATTTGCGAGATTCTTTAATAGTTAATTCTAAGAAATTTTGAGTTACTGTATAGCCAAATAGACGTGCAGCTAAAACTAACAAACCAGAATTTTCAGTTTCAATTTTCTCAACTATATATTTTAGATTTTCATCAATCTGTTTAACTACAGAAGCAGGAAACATCAATAAAACCTCCATGATAATTAACAGTGTTGGCAACTTCAGAATACATATTACCCACTGTACCGGGTTTAGCGGTAAATAAATCGTGACAACCGACAATTACCAATAATTCTTGAGCGCGGGAAAAAGCCACGTTTACCCGTTCTGGTTTATTTGCAAATCCCACATCTCCTTGATGATTATTCCGCACCATACTGACAATTACTACTGGTCTTTCCATACCTTGAAATCTATCAACTGTACCTGTTCTGATTTGTAAAGAAGGGAAAAATTCAGATTGCAACCGTTCATCAATTTTCCGTAATTGAGCGCCATAAAATGTAATTACAGCTATTTCTTTTCTTGGTTCTCCATTTGCAACTTTATTCACCCAAACTTTCTCAAATTGATGACAGATACTTTCAATCACATCAATTTCTTTAGTATTCAAAAATGAAGTTCCACTTCGTTCTTCTTGAAATTCATTTTCTCTGGGCATTTTTACCCAACATAAATGATTGTCAGGTTGAATAATTTCCCCTGCTAAATTATGAGCGCGTTTTGTATCAGGTTCTAAAATCCCACATTCCAATTTACCATGATAAAATTGATTAATTGCGCCCATAATCATTGGGTGCATTCGATATTGAGTATTCAGCATTTTTTTAATGCTTTTATCTGCGGTTTCAAACTGACTTTTAAATAATGACTCTTCTAAAAATTGCAATTCTTCTCTGGTATTACCCATTGTTTTCGCAACTTCTTCCACAGTGCTAGTATCAAGCATAGGTGGTAATTGCCGATGATCTCCTACCATGACTAATTTTTTACCTTTCAAAGCCGGAATTAGCAATTCTGGAGGAGTGCATTTACTAACTTCATCAATAATCACAACATCAAAAGATTGAAATTCTTCTGAGAAATTATAATTTGCCGCTTGGACGCAAGTAATACCAACAACGTTAGCATTATCTAAATAGATTCCCCTTAAATCTTTACTATCTTGTTCTGAAGGTTTACGAAGTTTTGCAACCCAATCTTGCACAAAGTTTTGATATTTTTGCAGATAATTTTCTTCACTTTTTAGCTGTCGTTTCCATGATTTAAATTTATTTTGAATACTGCATAAAGAGTCTGAATCAAATAAATTATCATTAGATAATTCTGGTTTGAGTTTATCTGGGATTGTTTGCCAAATTGACTGCCACCAATTCCGTTCGCTAATTAAACTAGCTGATAACTGTAATTGTAATTTCTGTTCTAAATCAGCTATTTTTATTTGTAATTCTGCAATTTCTTGTTGATAAATATCAGCTTCTGCTTGCAAATTTATGAACTCCTGATTTAAAGAGTCTTTAATTGTTGCTAAAATGGTAAAAGGTGCTAATGAGGAAATCAGAGTTTCCATTTCATTGACGCGATTTTCCCAAAATTTGACTTGCTGAGAAAATTCCTGCGGTTGTTCCCAAATATTTGCTTGTCTAGTCAGATATTTTTCTGCTATAATCCTTAATGGCGCAGGGATATTTTGCTGTTTATGAAGTAATTGTAAGTTATGAATAACTTCTGCCAGGTTTAAATTAGCAGCTTCTTTGCTTTTTCTTACCTGAGATTTAGCTTCAGATATTTGTTCTGAAGAAATTGCATTTTGCGGAAGTTCTTGAAATTGCTGGTTTAAAATTTGTAATTGTTGTTCAGCTTCAGTTTTAACTCTTAAAACACATTGACGGGCATGAACTAAGATAATATCTAGTAATTCTTGGGTAATGCGGGTAAGAGTAGCTTCAACATTGTTCCATTCAAAGGAATTACTGTATGTTTTTTCCAATCTAATTAAAAAGACTTGAGTATTTTCAACTAGCAATTTTCGCTGTTTAGGATTGAGGAGTTGATAATTTTGGAGTTTTTGATAGGTTGTTTGCCATTGAATTTGATCGGGTTTTGATAATACTATCGGAATTTGACTAAAACTTTGCTGTAAAAAATAACTAAAATCATGTTTTTTACCTTTCCTATCTATAAAATTACCTTCTATTTCATAAGCTATGGCTTTTGTTAATACTCCCCAATCTGGTAAACTGATTTGATAGTTTTTAGGAACAATAGTTAATTTTAATGTCTTAGCAAACATCAATAAACCTAATGGTAAATCTACCATGTTTTCTGTTAAAACTAAATTAGATTGTTGACATTCTTTTAAGACTTGATACAAGTTGTTGTTAGCTGTAGACTTCCATTCGACAACAGCTTCAATAATATAATCAATTTCCCGTTTGCGATTTTCCCAAATTTGGATTGTTGGCTGTAAATCGTTTTGGTTATTAAATTTTTGATAATCTGTTTCTAATTTCTCCAAGGATAAAGAATGCTGTTGGAAAATATAAACTAATTTTGCTACTTCGGAAATAGCTAAACCTACATCATTGGCATTTTTTAATCCTGGTTTAAATCCAGAAAGATGTGTTGTGATATTTTCCTGTAACCAAACTGCTAACCCAAATGCGCCAAAACCTGGACGGACAAAACCAAGTTCTTCAATACATTTGATAGCTTGACGCACATTTTCTCGAAAATCTTCTACTTGTTGGTTATTTTCTGTATAAGGTTTAGTTTGTGGTAAAAAATTGTTAATTTCTGAAGATTCCCAGTCTATATTTGTGGAATTTTTGAGAATGTTTTCTAAACCAGTAATTAAATATTCAATTTCTTTTTTCTTGACTAAAGTTTGATGATATTCAAGCTGTTGATTTTGATAAGCTGCTTCTAAATTTTGTTTTTCGGTTTTGAGTTCATTCTGTTGCTGATTGATTTCTGCTTCTGCCAGAAAATAGTCTGTGAATCGTGGTAATAACAGTAATAATTGATTGAGAATTTTGATATTTTCGTGACGTTGACTGAGATTATTTTCACAGTCAGTGGCGGTATTTTGTAGCCATGTACCAATTACTTGATCTTCTAAAAATGGCTGTCCTTCTTCACCAACTTTTTCGGCTCGTCCCTTCCTAATAGCGCGAATAACGGGATTATGTACTAAGCGACTGAGGGCGTTATCAACGGCTAAATTGGCTTGAGAGGTAATTAATGTCCGTCCTCCACGCAAAGCTACCTGATAGCAAATTTCCGCAATTACGGTAGTTTTCCCTGTACCTGGTGGTCCCTGAATTAGCACTAAGTCCTCTGCGGACAGGACTTTTTCAACTGCGGCTTTTTGTCCAGCATTTGCGGAGGATAATAATAAGTCTTTTGAGTTAAGTTTAATCCTTTTGATAATCGGTCTGGCTTGGGAAGCGTCGAATAAAAAGTTACCTAAATAGGGATTTTGAGTGCGTCCTTGTCTTAATTGTTCTAAAGCTTTTTCTTTACGTTCGATTTGTTTGATGTCTCCAGCAGCATCAAAAAATAAGTAGCCTTTATTGGGAAGTTGATAATTACCTTTGGCTATATATTCGATTAGTTCTCGTTCTAGGCGAATATGAATAAGATTATGTTTTTGATCAATTTTTTCAATAGTTCCTAATTGACGACTGTGGCGACGATTTTTATCTGTCGGTACGGAATCGAGAAAGTTGACTTCCTGATTTTTGGCTTTTTTGACCCGTTCCCAGAAATTCTCCACACCTAAAATATTCTCTTCAGAACCGTTAAGCGTAGCTGAATTAACTTTAATTTCTAACGCGATTTGTCGAGAATTTGAGCTATTGTTAGCAATCAGAAAAGATACACAAAATTGGCGTGATTTAGCAATCCGTTCTTCTACTTTTAAAAAGGCTTTCCAGGCTTTAAGTTGATCTTCGGTGGGGACATGATTTCCGCAAATTGGCATATTTTTTATTTTTGCCAATAATGGTTTGGGAATATCCAAATGATGTTGATGATTTGGGCTTAGTCGCAACCAATAGGGTAAGGCATAGCCATCAATATTTCCTCGCAATTCATGTAGTAAATAAGCTGATAAAATTTTAAATCCGCCATGTCCATCTTGACGAATAGCAGCTTTAAATGCTAGGGTCTTTCCTAGCTGTTTCAGTTTTTTTGGGAGTTGAAAGTTATCTTGGTCTGTGGCTATAGTTAGTTCCCAAATCTCTTCTCCTGATTCTTTTCCTGTTCCTTGACGACGAATATAAAATAAACCTGGTTGTTTACCAACTAAATCAAATAATAATTCATTGGCACGTTCTCGTCGTTCTCGAAAGTCAGGATATAATTGTAGGGATGATTGACCTTCAAAATGGCGAACTAAATTATCAACTGCTGAACCTATGAATGTATAACCACAATCTTCTATCTTCGTTTTATTATTCATAGTTTTTGTAATAAATAAGGAATCAGATCCCCGACTTCTTAGAGAAGTCGGGGATCTTTATCTTGTGTTGATATTAAGAAGCTAGTGCTACTTCTACCACTTCCTGTAATTCACCTTTGTTGTACATTTCAATCAAAATATCAGAACCGCCAACGAATTTACCATTGATGTATACTTGAGGAATTGTTGGCCAGTTGGAATATTCTTTGATGCCTTGACGAATTTCTTGATCTGCAAGTACGTCAATGGTTTCAAAGGGAACTCCTAATGTATTGAGAATTTGGACAACGTTATTAGAGAAACCACATTGGGGCATTAATTTGTTGCCCTTCATGAAAACCATAATTTTGTTTTCTTCTACCAAAGTATCAATTCTTTCTTTAAGTTCTGGGGTCATGATTAGTTATTTCCTTATGTTACTGAAATTCAAGAGTTGATCCGATTTTAGATTTTGTTTTCTGAATCCAAAATCCCAAATCTAAAATTAGTTTGTTGTTTGTCAAGCTTAGGGAGTGGAGGTTTTAAGTGCTAAAGCATGAATCGCTTCTGTGGACATGGCTTCTTGCAATGCGCTATAAACTAGTTGGTGTTGTTGCACTAGTCCCTTACCTGCAAACTGCGATGAAACTACTGTTACTTGATAGTGATCACCACCACCTGTCAAGTCTTGTACTTGCACTTGGGCATCTGGCATTTCTGCCTTGATCATTGCCTCTACCTGTTGCGGACTTATCATCGCCATTCCTGAAAAACTTACTTCTCTATTATTAACAGATATGTAGCGGTTGGCTGTTGCCTGTTAGCATTTGCCGATTATTTTTTACCTTGACGCGGAAAGGGGACATCTACAAAACCTAGTTCAAATAATTGTTGGTATGCTTTTGTGCCTAGTTCTCTGGTGGGGTTTTGACTTTTGATGATTTGCACTAGTAAAGGTATGGCTAATTCTGGCTGATTTTGCGCTCGATGTACTAGGGCTAATTGATAGGTGGCTTCATCTCGCTTTTGGGCAGTTGTTAAAGCATTTTTGCGGTAGGCATCGGCGGCACGAATGTCAATACCGGCAAAACTAGAGTTGAGGTCTTGGTAAAAGCTTGATAATTGATTATAAACTTGGCGGGCTTCTTGGAGTTTTTTGGCTGCTAGGGCGTAGTTTTGACTAGAAACCGCTTCGGTTGATTCTTTCATCAAGCGATCGCCCCCCTCTATACTTAAAAGATTATTGCTTGTTCCTGTAGGAGTAAGAGTATTAGGTTTATCTGTATCAATCGGTTTTGGTTTGGCTTGACTAATAGGATTGGATACCTTTTTCCCTTCAGCATAGGTAGGTGATAGCAGTCCCAAAGATACTATGAGTGATAAAGATGTTAAGCGAATTAAGGTAGCAGCATTCATGAGTTTAATTAGGGCAACAATTCTATAGAAAAAGTTGGGAAACCTTGTGTATCTTAACTCTCTTTGTCCTAGAGATAAAGTTAGTTACTTGATAACTATTCCAAAAGCTGAAGAAAAAATCCCCCAACTACCGCTAGAGGATATATTCTCCATACTTTTTGTTAGTCGTCAGTTACCTATTTTAAAGTTCCCAAAACAGGTGTTAACTCAGTCGCTGGAATCTGCGGATTTAAGAATCCACTCGCATAAATATGAGGATTGGTTTGGGAAATAATCGTATAAGATTGGCGAACATGAGCATTGACAGCTACAGTTTTTGCATCATACATTTGCATAGCCACCTTCGGGTAGAAACCAATACCAATAATCAACACCAGAAAACAGGCAGCAATAAACACTTCACGGGGTCTGGCATCACTATATACAGTTTCCGTTGGTAAAAGGCAATCTGTACCAAAACAAGCCGTTCCTTCATCTTCCTGATTTTCTAAATCAGCATTGTTAATATCGCAAATCAGGGCTGCACTAGAACCATAAAATACTTCACGCAGCATAGAAAGTAGATAAATAGGTGTGAGGATAACTCCCACAGCCGCTAGGAAAACTGTGACGGTGCAGAATGTAGAGGTGTAAACATCACTAGTTGCTATTCCCACGAAAACCGAAAGTTCACCAACAAAGCCACTCATTCCCGGTAAAGCCAAAGATGCCATAGCCCCCATTGTAAACAGGGCAAACACTTTTGGCATGGCTTGACCAATACCGCCCATTTCTGCCATCATCATCGTGTGGGAGCGATCGTAAGTTACACCAGCCAAGAAGAATAACACGGAAGCAATTAAACCATGTGATATCATCTGCAACATTGCACCGTTGATACCCAAATCGGTGAAAGAAGCAATTCCTATTAATACAAAACCCATATGGGAAATTGACGAATAAGCCAAACGCCGTTTCATATTCGTTTGAGCGAAGGAATTTAAAGCACCATAGATAATGTTGACAACACCGAGAATAGCCAGAACCGGCGCAAAGTAAACGTGAGCATCGGCAAGTAAGTCAAGATTCAGGCGAATTAGTCCATAACCGCCCATTTTCAACAGCACACCCGCCAAAATCATGGATACTGGAGAAGATGCTTCACCGTGAGCATCCGGTAGCCAAGTATGCAATGGGAAAATCGCCAATTTTACGCCAAAGGCAATTAACAAACCCGCATATAGTAGGAGTTGCAGGGTGAGAGGATATTCTTTCTGTGCGAGTTCTGCAATATCAAAAGTGACATTTCCGCCGCCATATAGCCCCATTGCTAGGGCTGCTACCAAGATAAATATAGAAGCTGCTGCGGTATAAAGTAAAAATTTTGTAGCTGCGTAGCGTCGTCGTTGTCCACCCCAAATACAAACTAGTAAATATACGGGGATTAGTTCGACTTCCCACATAATGAAAAATAACAGCAAGTCTTGGGCGACAAATACCCCAACCTGTGCAGAATACAACACAAGCATGAGAAAATAGAAAAGCTTTGGTCTGCGGTCAACTTGCCAAGCTGAGAACATCGCCAGTGTGGTAACAAAGCCCGCTAAAAGTACCAACGGGGCGGAAATACCATCCACAGAAACAGCCCAGTTTAAGCCCAATTGAGGCATCCAGACATAATTTTCTACCAGTTGAAAATTCGCATTACTGGCATCGTAATGTTGCCAAAAGGCATAACACATGAAAATAAAGTCGGCAA
The DNA window shown above is from Anabaena sp. WA102 and carries:
- a CDS encoding LeuA family protein, which gives rise to MLQILDSTLREGEQTPGVYFSPDKKMIIAQFLDQIGVDIIEVGNPAVDREIALAITRISQAGLKAKIGAHSLCKIDHVQKALDCGIDFLGIFFSVSKKRLEQDYNIDLDVAIEKIIEVVTFAKEQKHDLLIRYTAEDTVRSPIENVIAAASAAVKAGVNIISIADTTGYSTPFHPQRSMYFYVKTLKEELGNRGLYPQIEVHCHNDKGLALANALDAYRGGADIIDVATMGLGERAGIVDLAELLINLIDMGEKEKKWQLNYLEELYKFVSQHSHIPIPPHQAITGKNAFTHYAGVHVKAVAKNEELYQSLNPQLLGKQSSFALGMQSGYTAVQMALKQIGQGELAENKDLVDKILQEIKVIAKRGTPIDIEAELPKIIEQFSVATHPFGNDICNLSV
- a CDS encoding MFS transporter encodes the protein MLKTQEPEFNCLKTEIKPSAKWWTILSVSIGVFIFSLDVYIVNLALPIMLESLHTTFANSQWVVLSYLLAISIFVLSASKLGDIWSKKKLYIIGMIVFTISSLLCGLAPNIGFLIAFRAIQGVGAAFISGLGTAMIVEAFPVEERGLGLGIRAGVFGLGMMLGPTIGGLLVSIGDWPLIFFINVPIGIIGILIMAYFVPPSIVNGEKQQFDIIGTIVITFILTCFILAITLLEEQNHDLNIILALLFLSMISLAFLIFIEMRTVTPILDWKIFRSLDLSLGLGLRFIGNFVIAGSIFILPFFFKLVKQYPTNKAGFLLAIPPIIIVLTAPMAGTLSDKFGSRIISITGLLLMAIGCFLISTFNAELTIINYIIAIIPYGLGIGMFQSPNNSAIMGAAPQDSLGIASGLLSLSRILGQTISVPLVGAIFSFVTLNNTQLNTNINITNAPVASLVLGTQITFRFITILLVISTIFAIYLWWIKQKRVSMEKLISDISR
- a CDS encoding AAA domain-containing protein: MNNKTKIEDCGYTFIGSAVDNLVRHFEGQSSLQLYPDFRERRERANELLFDLVGKQPGLFYIRRQGTGKESGEEIWELTIATDQDNFQLPKKLKQLGKTLAFKAAIRQDGHGGFKILSAYLLHELRGNIDGYALPYWLRLSPNHQHHLDIPKPLLAKIKNMPICGNHVPTEDQLKAWKAFLKVEERIAKSRQFCVSFLIANNSSNSRQIALEIKVNSATLNGSEENILGVENFWERVKKAKNQEVNFLDSVPTDKNRRHSRQLGTIEKIDQKHNLIHIRLERELIEYIAKGNYQLPNKGYLFFDAAGDIKQIERKEKALEQLRQGRTQNPYLGNFLFDASQARPIIKRIKLNSKDLLLSSANAGQKAAVEKVLSAEDLVLIQGPPGTGKTTVIAEICYQVALRGGRTLITSQANLAVDNALSRLVHNPVIRAIRKGRAEKVGEEGQPFLEDQVIGTWLQNTATDCENNLSQRHENIKILNQLLLLLPRFTDYFLAEAEINQQQNELKTEKQNLEAAYQNQQLEYHQTLVKKKEIEYLITGLENILKNSTNIDWESSEINNFLPQTKPYTENNQQVEDFRENVRQAIKCIEELGFVRPGFGAFGLAVWLQENITTHLSGFKPGLKNANDVGLAISEVAKLVYIFQQHSLSLEKLETDYQKFNNQNDLQPTIQIWENRKREIDYIIEAVVEWKSTANNNLYQVLKECQQSNLVLTENMVDLPLGLLMFAKTLKLTIVPKNYQISLPDWGVLTKAIAYEIEGNFIDRKGKKHDFSYFLQQSFSQIPIVLSKPDQIQWQTTYQKLQNYQLLNPKQRKLLVENTQVFLIRLEKTYSNSFEWNNVEATLTRITQELLDIILVHARQCVLRVKTEAEQQLQILNQQFQELPQNAISSEQISEAKSQVRKSKEAANLNLAEVIHNLQLLHKQQNIPAPLRIIAEKYLTRQANIWEQPQEFSQQVKFWENRVNEMETLISSLAPFTILATIKDSLNQEFINLQAEADIYQQEIAELQIKIADLEQKLQLQLSASLISERNWWQSIWQTIPDKLKPELSNDNLFDSDSLCSIQNKFKSWKRQLKSEENYLQKYQNFVQDWVAKLRKPSEQDSKDLRGIYLDNANVVGITCVQAANYNFSEEFQSFDVVIIDEVSKCTPPELLIPALKGKKLVMVGDHRQLPPMLDTSTVEEVAKTMGNTREELQFLEESLFKSQFETADKSIKKMLNTQYRMHPMIMGAINQFYHGKLECGILEPDTKRAHNLAGEIIQPDNHLCWVKMPRENEFQEERSGTSFLNTKEIDVIESICHQFEKVWVNKVANGEPRKEIAVITFYGAQLRKIDERLQSEFFPSLQIRTGTVDRFQGMERPVVIVSMVRNNHQGDVGFANKPERVNVAFSRAQELLVIVGCHDLFTAKPGTVGNMYSEVANTVNYHGGFIDVSCFCS
- the grxD gene encoding Grx4 family monothiol glutaredoxin, with the translated sequence MTPELKERIDTLVEENKIMVFMKGNKLMPQCGFSNNVVQILNTLGVPFETIDVLADQEIRQGIKEYSNWPTIPQVYINGKFVGGSDILIEMYNKGELQEVVEVALAS
- a CDS encoding BolA family protein, producing the protein MISPQQVEAMIKAEMPDAQVQVQDLTGGGDHYQVTVVSSQFAGKGLVQQHQLVYSALQEAMSTEAIHALALKTSTP
- a CDS encoding NAD(P)H-quinone oxidoreductase subunit 4, whose product is MIADHFPWLTAIVLFPLVASLFIPVLPDKDGKLVRWYALGIGIADFIFMCYAFWQHYDASNANFQLVENYVWMPQLGLNWAVSVDGISAPLVLLAGFVTTLAMFSAWQVDRRPKLFYFLMLVLYSAQVGVFVAQDLLLFFIMWEVELIPVYLLVCIWGGQRRRYAATKFLLYTAAASIFILVAALAMGLYGGGNVTFDIAELAQKEYPLTLQLLLYAGLLIAFGVKLAIFPLHTWLPDAHGEASSPVSMILAGVLLKMGGYGLIRLNLDLLADAHVYFAPVLAILGVVNIIYGALNSFAQTNMKRRLAYSSISHMGFVLIGIASFTDLGINGAMLQMISHGLIASVLFFLAGVTYDRSHTMMMAEMGGIGQAMPKVFALFTMGAMASLALPGMSGFVGELSVFVGIATSDVYTSTFCTVTVFLAAVGVILTPIYLLSMLREVFYGSSAALICDINNADLENQEDEGTACFGTDCLLPTETVYSDARPREVFIAACFLVLIIGIGFYPKVAMQMYDAKTVAVNAHVRQSYTIISQTNPHIYASGFLNPQIPATELTPVLGTLK